One Electrophorus electricus isolate fEleEle1 chromosome 13, fEleEle1.pri, whole genome shotgun sequence DNA segment encodes these proteins:
- the itsn2b gene encoding intersectin-2b — protein MNGGRSIWAITPEERDKHDQKFDTLSPTQGCVSGEQARKFFLQSGLPSSVLAEIWTLADMNKDGKMDRLEFSIAMKLIKMKLQGQNLPSALPIIMKQPPVPAPTMPITPLAMASMPNVPMMPTVPILGPMPLASTLTSLGPLHGMTPMMPTGMAMPIMPTISPPSLPNGPIGILQPAPVSLTSALPLNSSFTSTPLVFPSAPSGLLDLGSSSSSSSSNASLAGSSPKTSHLDWAVPQSSRLKYRQQFNILDKQMTGCLTGPQVRNAMASTPLTQTQLATIWNLADVDKDGKLKAEEFILAMHLVDMAKQGQPLPLTLPADLVPPTLRGKVAISLNGATSTASFVALTEEFAEVDPPQKSKNNLTFEDKFKKNLELGNAELEKRRQALQEQQRREEERRAQKAREVQERREREARELELRRQREEEQRLERQRELERQREEERLKELERKEAAKKELERQRQLDWERRRKQDLQSQKSQEQEDIIRLKAKKRSLELELEAVGNKHKQITDRLRDAQAKKRVQRTELDRINQRRDSCIIEINALQQQSEELKRKLAQLAPEQQKLNETLRAMNLNNMPTSTMTTLKKSVAEKDLSCRKLKERLDALEKDTATKLADMDQYKKDIQDLRETQRKQQAALVKLRSVKEDKLRELKRCKEEELDRKKKEEEEQRRIKQEKQRQWQEKLRHEEEERQRKLQEEREAKLREEEERERQARLQAAKEQAERERRAREEERRHREEEEERRRREEEEERRRREEEERREQERRRLEEEDRKKREEERRKLEEERKKLEEERKKLEDERRKQEEDRREDERRRREEERKREERRKAEEARREEERKREKEEEERRRQRAHEAAIRDTEERKKKEEERKRQEEEERRKQDEERRRKQREVETAATPRPKEEKQNKQNNYKSDIVAALLRGLQERKDIRHPLGKAHRKSAALTKFKALYPFVARNEDELSFEADDSIEVDETVEREEGWLYGSRQGKMGWFPESYVERQSKAEPPTSKPALKPQASLSISSKPTEASVPSGSGQNSAFTPTHAPSTASSEHSQVVGNLQVQALCSWTAKTDSHLNFSKDDVITVLEQQENWWLGELNGMQGWFPKSYVTVLSSSDTATDSSDGPDLAAADGSSFEEYVALYTYKSPEHGDLTFSEGDTILVTKREGEWWRGSIGDRSGLFPSNYVKPKETDTSSLKPGMPGKKPDVAQVTTPYVASGSEQLSLSPGQLILILSKNPTGWWLGELQVRGKKRQKGWFPASHVKQLGSNSGKSTPATVAVCQVIAIYDYMAANKDELSFSKSQIINVLDKSDPDWWKGELNGATGLFPTNYVKMTTSDCDPSQQWCADLTSLDSMTPQEKKRQGYIHELIETEERYMEDLQLVLEVFYKPMSESGRLNEAEMNMIFVNWKELIMSNMKLLKAFRVRKKMGGEKMPVQMIGDILAAELSHMQAYIRFCSCQLNAAALLQQKTDQEPEFKDFLKKIATDYRCKGMPLSSFLLKPMQRITRYPLHIKNILESTPDSHVDHVQLREALEKAEELCLQVNEGVREKENSDRLEWIQSHVQCEGITENLIFNSLTNCLGPRKLLHSGKIFKTKSNKELHAFLFNDFLLLTQAVKQFTSSGLDKLFSPKSNTQYKMYKSPVFLNEVLVKLPSDPSSDEPIFHISHIDRVYTLRTENINERTAWVQKIKAASEEFIETEKKKRERAYQARSMKASGIGRLLVTIQEATELKSSKASGKSNPYCEVTMGAQCYTSRTLNDTLNPKWNFNCQFHIKDLYQDVLCITIYEREQFAPDDFLGRTEVPVATIKKELENKGPAIRRLLLHEVPTGEVWVRLDLQLFDGKNP, from the exons ATGAATG gtGGTCGCAGCATTTGGGCTATAACTCCAGAGGAAAGGGATAAACATGATCAGAAATTTGACACCCTCTCCCCAACACAAGGATGTGTGTCTG GCGAGCAGGCGCGTAAGTTCTTCCTGCAGTCAGGCCTCCCTTCCTCGGTGCTGGCTGAGATTTG GACCCTAGCTGACATGAACAAGGATGGCAAAATGGACCGTCTGGAGTTCTCTATTGCCATGAAGCTGATCAAAATGAAGTTGCAGGGTCAGAATCTGCCATCGGCACTGCCCATCATTATGAAGCAGCCACCGGTGCCTGCTCCCACCATGCCAATAACACCACTCG CGATGGCATCCATGCCGAATGTTCCCATGATGCCCACTGTGCCCATTCTTGGTCCCATGCCACTGGCCTCCACGTTGACCTCCTTAGGCCCTCTGCATGGCATGACTCCAATGATGCCTACTGGAATGGCCATGCCAATAATGCCCACTATTAGCCCTCCTTCTCTGCCCAATGGACCTATTGGCATCTTGCAGCCTGCACCGGTATCTCTCACCAGCG CTCTTCCGTTGAACAGTTCCTTTACATCCACTCCGTTGGTTTTTCCGTCGGCTCCCTCAGGTCTCCTAGACCTGGGTTCAAGCAG TTCCAGCTCCTCTTCCAACGCATCTTTAGCGGGCAGCTCTCCTAAGACCAGCCACCTGGACTGGGCTGTGCCGCAGTCGTCCCGCCTCAAATACAGACAACAGTTCAACATCCTGGATAAGCAGATGACCGGCTGTCTAACAG GCCCTCAAGTGAGAAATGCAATGGCTTCAACACCACTAACTCAGACCCAGCTGGCCACTATCTG GAACCTGGCTGATGTGGATAAAGATGGTAAACTGAAGGCAGAAGAGTTTATTCTAGCCATGCACTTAGTTGACATGGCTAAGCAAGGACAGCCACTGCCTCTCACACTTCCTGCAGACCTAGTGCCCCCGACACTCAG GGGGAAGGTTGCCATTTCACTGAATGGGGCTACCAGCACAGCCAGCTTTGTTGCGCTGACTGAGGAATTCGCTGAAGTCGATCCACCACAGAAATCGAAGAACAATT TGACTTTCGAGGATAAGTTCAAGAAGAACCTTGAGCTGGGGAACGCCGAGTTGGAGAAGCGGCGGCAGGCCCTGCAGGAGCAACAGCGGCGTGAGGAGGAGCGGCGAGCGCAGAAGGCCCGCGAGGTGCAGGAgcgcagagagagggaggcacgCGAGCTGGAGctcaggaggcagagagaggaggagcagaggctgGAGCGCCAGAGGGAactggagaggcagagggaggaggagaggctcAAGGAGCTGGAGCGCAAAGAG GCAGCAAAGAAAGAATTGGAGCGTCAGCGGCAGCTGGATtgggaaagaaggagaaagcagGACCTTCAGAGCCAGAAGAGCCAGGAACAGGAGGACATCATCCGCCTCAAGGCCAAGAAGAGGAGTCTCGAATTGGAACTTGAAGCTGTG ggTAACAAGCACAAGCAGATCACAGACAGGCTCAGGGATGCCCAGGCTAAGAAGAGAGTGCAGAGAACTGAGCTGGATCGCATTAATCAGAGGAGAGACAGTTGCATCATAGAAATCAATGCATTACAGCAGCAATCTGAG gagCTGAAGAGGAAGCTGGCACAGCTGGCTCCAGAGCAGCAAAAGCTGAACGAGACGCTTCGCGCTATGAATCTGAACAACATGCCAA CTTCAACAATGACAACTTTAAAGAAGAGTGTTGCAGAGAAAGACCTCAGCTGCCGCAAACTGAAGGAAAGGCTTGATGCTTTAGAGAAAGACACAGCAACGAAACTGGCTGATATGGATCAGTATAAGAAGGACATACAG GATCTCAGAGAGACCCAGAGGAAGCAACAAGCTGCCCTTGTCAAACTGCGTAGTGTTAAAGAAGACAAACTCCGAGAACTCAAGAGATGCAAAGAGGAGGAGTTGGAcaggaagaagaaggaggaggaagagcagcg GCGCATCAAGCAGGAAAAGCAGCGTCAGTGGCAAGAGAAACTGAGGCATGAAGAGGAGGAGCGGCAGAGAAAGCTCCAGGAAGAGCGAGAAGCCAAGCTCcgagaagaggaggaaagagagaggcaggctcGACTGCAGGCTGCCAAAgagcaggcagagagggagcgcAGGGCacgagaagaggagaggaggcaccgtgaggaggaggaggagaggaggcgccgggaggaggaggaggagaggaggcgccgggaggaggaggagaggagagagcaagagaggaggAGACTCGAGGAAGAGGACCGCAAGAAgcgagaagaggagaggaggaaattAGAAGAGGAGCGGaagaagctggaggaggagcggaAGAAGCTGGAGGATGAACGAAGGAAGCAGGAGGAGGACAGGCGCGAAGATGAGCGGAGGAGgcgggaggaggagaggaagcgCGAAGAGCGCAGGAAAGCAGAGGAGGCGCGccgagaggaagagaggaagagggagaaggaggaggaggagaggaggcgccAGCGAGCACACGAAGCAGCTATCAGGGACACTGAGGAGcggaagaagaaagaagaggagaggaagagacaggaggaggaggaaagaagGAAACAGGATGAGGAGCGCAGGAGGAAGCAGCGAGAAGTGGAGACCGCTGCCACCCCCAGGCCAAAGgaagaaaagcaaaataagCAGAATAATTACAAATCGGATATCGTCGCTGCTCTTCTCCGAGGACTGCAGGAGAGAAAGG ATATTAGGCATCCTCTGGGCAAGGCACACAGAAAATCAGCAGCTCTGACCAAATTTAAAGCCCTTTATCCCTTCGTGGCCAGGAACGAGGATGAACTCTCCTTTGAGGCAGATGACAGCATTGAG GTGGACGAGACcgtggagagagaggaaggatggCTCTATGGTAGTCGTCAGGGGAAAATGGGCTGGTTTCCTGAGAGCTATGTGGAAAGGCAGTCCAAGGCCGAGCCCCCCACCTCCAAACCCGCGCTCAAGCCCCAggcctccctctctatctctag CAAGCCAACTGAGGCTTCTGTTCCGAGTGGCTCAGGCCAGAACTCTGCCTTCACCCCCACCCATGCACCTAGCACCGCCTCCTCTGAGCATAGCCAG GTGGTGGGGAACCTGCAGGTACAGGCTTTGTGTTCTTGGACAGCTAAAACAGACAGCCACCTAAACTTCTCCAAGGATGACGTGATCACAGTCCTGGAGCAGCAAGAGAACTGGTGGCTGGGGGAGCTGAATGGGATGCAGGGCTGGTTCCCCAAATCTTATGTCACCGTGCTGAGCAGCAGTGACACAGCCACAGA tTCCTCTGATGGACCTGACTTGGCAGCAGCGGATGGCTCTTCCTTTGAGG AGTATGTAGCTCTCTATACCTACAAGAGCCCTGAACATGGAGATTTGACCTTCAGTGAAGGTGACACCATCCTGGTGACAAAAAGAGAGGGCGAGTGGTGGCGAGGCAGCATAGGCGACCGCTCTGGACTCTTCCCCTCCAACTATGTTAAACCCAAGGAAACTGAT ACTTCAAGCCTGAAACCTGGCATGCCTGGGAAGAAACCTG ATGTAGCTCAGGTGACCACTCCGTACGTGGCCTCTGGGAGCGAGCAATTGAGCTTGTCTCCTGGCCagctcatcctcatcctcagtAAGAACCCCACTGGCTGGTGGTTGGGGGAACTGCAG GTACGGGGTAAGAAGCGTCAGAAGGGCTGGTTCCCAGCATCTCATGTCAAGCAGTTGGgctccaacagtggcaagtcTACCCCTGCTACTGTGGCAG TCTGCCAGGTCATCGCCATATACGACTACATGGCAGCCAACAAGGATGAGCTAAGTTTCTCCAAGTCTCAGATCATTAATGTGCTGGACAAGAGTGACCCTGACTGGTGGAAAGGAGAACTCAATGGGGCCACAGGCCTGTTCCCCACCAACTATGTGAAAATGACCACTTCAGACTGTGACCCTAGCCAGCAGT GGTGCGCTGATTTGACCAGTCTGGACTCCATGACCCCTCAGGAGAAGAAACGGCAGGGCTACATCCATGAGCTCATCGAAACAGAGGAAAGATATATGGAGGACCTTCAGCTGGTCTTGGAG GTGTTCTACAAGCCCATGTCTGAGTCGGGACGGCTGAATGAAGCTGAGATGAACATGATTTTTGTCAACTGGAAAGAGCTCATCATGTCCAACATGAAACTACTGAA GGCCTTCCGTGTGAGGAAAAAGATGGGAGGAGAAAAGATGCCTGTGCAGATGATCGGGGACATCCTAGCTGCAGAGCTCTCTCATATGCAGGCCTACATCCGTTTCTGCAGTTGCCAGCTAAATGCTGCCGCACTGTTGCAGCAGAAGACTGACCAGGAGCCAGAGTTCAAAGACTTCCTCAAG aaaaTTGCTACAGACTATCGTTGTAAAGGGATGCCTTTGTCCAGCTTCTTACTGAAGCCCATGCAAAGAATCACCCGCTACCCACTCCACATAAAGAAT ATCCTCGAGAGTACTCCTGACAGCCATGTGGATCATGTTCAGTTGCGGGAGGCTCTGGAGAAGGCTGAGGAGCTGTGCTTACAGGTCAATGAGGGagtaagagagaaggagaactcGGACCGACTCGAGTGGATACAGAGCCATGTCCAGTGTGAGGGAATCACAGAG AATCTGATTTTCAACTCTCTGACCAACTGCCTCGGTCCTCGAAAACTCCTGCACAGTGGGAAAATATTTAAGACTAAGAGCAATAAGGAGCTGCATGCCTTCCTCTTCAACGACTTTTTGCTCCTCACCCAAGCTGTCAAGCAGTTCACCTCCTCGGGCTTGGACAAGCTCTTCAGTCCAAAGTCCAACACCCAGTACAAGATGTACAAATCA CCTGTGTTCTTGAATGAAGTTCTGGTGAAGCTGCCATCTGATCCATCCAGTGACGAGCCAATCTTCCACATCTCTCACATTGACCGGGTCTATACCCTCAGGACAGAGAACATCAATGAGAG GACTGCATGGGTTCAGAAGATCAAGGCAGCGTCAGAGGAGTTCATcgagacagagaagaaaaagcGGGAGAGAGCCTATCAAG CTCGCTCAATGAAAGCCAGCGGAATTGGCCGTCTGCTTGTCACTATCCAGGAAGCTACTGAACTGAAATCATCAAAAGCAAGTG GAAAGAGCAATCCCTACTGTGAGGTGACCATGGGGGCACAGTGCTATACCTCTCGAACTTTAAATGACACGCTCAACCCTAAATGGAATTTCAACTGTCAGTTCCACATCAAGGACCTGTATCAGGATGTGCTATGCATCACCATTTATGAACGGGAGCAATTTGCACCTGATG ATTTCCTGGGGCGCACAGAGGTACCTGTGGCCACAATCAAGAAGGAGCTGGAGAATAAAGGTCCAGCCATTAGGAGACTGCTGCTTCACGAAGTGCCCACAGGAGAGGTGTGGGTCCGCCTCGACCTTCAGCTGTTTGATGGCAAAAACCCTTAA
- the pfn4 gene encoding profilin-4 isoform X1 — protein MNQFQILIHDCLIHTKHVESAAILVAKSGHVSAVSSRFQITHQEAQMFIDAFKYLTIIREQGIFFDEKAFTCVRADRNSIYCKCGDNGLILVKTALFVIVATYNENMYPSVCVEASEKLAEYLREKGK, from the exons ATGAATCAATTTCAAATTTTGATTCACGACTGTCTTATTCACACAAAACATGTAGAAAGTGCGGCTATTCTTGTTGCAAAAAGTGGCCACGTATCAGCGGTCTCGTCGAGATTTCAG aTCACTCACCAAGAAGCTCAGATGTTCATAGATGCATTTAAGTACTTGACTATAATAAGAGAACAGGGCATCTTCTTCGATGAGAAGGCATTCACTTGTGTTCGGGCGGACAGAAACTCCATCTACTGCAAATGT GGGGATAATGGTCTGATATTGGTCAAAACTGCACTCTTTGTTATAGTTGCCACATACAATGAGAATATGTACCCTAGTGTCTGTGTAGAGGCATCTGAGAAGCTAG CTGAATATCTGCGTGAGAAGGGGAAATAA
- the pfn4 gene encoding profilin-4 isoform X2, which translates to MDSCPLITDTLTTGKLKAQITHQEAQMFIDAFKYLTIIREQGIFFDEKAFTCVRADRNSIYCKCGDNGLILVKTALFVIVATYNENMYPSVCVEASEKLAEYLREKGK; encoded by the exons ATGGATTCATGCCCTCTGATTACAGATACTTTGACGACTGGCAAACTCAAAGCTCAG aTCACTCACCAAGAAGCTCAGATGTTCATAGATGCATTTAAGTACTTGACTATAATAAGAGAACAGGGCATCTTCTTCGATGAGAAGGCATTCACTTGTGTTCGGGCGGACAGAAACTCCATCTACTGCAAATGT GGGGATAATGGTCTGATATTGGTCAAAACTGCACTCTTTGTTATAGTTGCCACATACAATGAGAATATGTACCCTAGTGTCTGTGTAGAGGCATCTGAGAAGCTAG CTGAATATCTGCGTGAGAAGGGGAAATAA